A part of Limihaloglobus sulfuriphilus genomic DNA contains:
- a CDS encoding tetratricopeptide repeat protein has translation MRKTIILTAVLLIFAVLSGCRSQRPSDVKELTREEQLQKAVERNYRKAEPHYELGVYYMQSGMLERAESEFNIALNCDPVYKEAQAAMVSVQDKLGNPERSKLLADTYIDQARNNAAESFLLGRAFQRHFYEDYAVKCYHNAERLAPESAVLNKYLGYYYLRKGDKAKAESYLTRSFHLDPYQPDVSSELGKLGVVVEIPPESQRNIFQRVTDPLADLFKREEIKE, from the coding sequence ATGCGTAAGACAATTATACTGACAGCCGTTTTGTTGATATTTGCGGTTTTAAGCGGGTGCCGCAGCCAGAGACCCTCAGATGTCAAAGAGCTCACCCGTGAAGAGCAGCTCCAGAAAGCGGTCGAACGAAACTACCGCAAAGCCGAGCCGCATTATGAACTTGGCGTGTACTATATGCAGAGCGGGATGCTTGAGCGGGCGGAGTCCGAGTTCAACATCGCTCTCAACTGTGATCCTGTTTATAAAGAAGCACAGGCGGCGATGGTTTCTGTGCAGGACAAACTTGGGAACCCCGAAAGGTCAAAATTGCTTGCTGATACATACATTGACCAGGCACGCAACAACGCGGCGGAGTCATTCCTGCTGGGCAGGGCGTTTCAGCGGCATTTCTACGAGGACTACGCTGTAAAATGTTATCATAACGCCGAGCGGCTTGCTCCCGAATCGGCGGTTTTGAACAAATATCTCGGATACTACTACCTGCGTAAAGGTGATAAGGCCAAAGCCGAATCATACCTGACGCGCAGCTTCCACCTCGACCCGTATCAGCCCGATGTCAGCAGTGAGCTGGGCAAGCTCGGCGTCGTGGTTGAGATACCGCCGGAGAGCCAGAGAAACATTTTCCAGAGGGTTACCGACCCGCTCGCCGACCTGTTCAAACGGGAAGAGATAAAAGAATAA
- a CDS encoding bile acid:sodium symporter family protein produces the protein MLSFYTKYFALWVIIFGIVAYFFPAPFVSLKAGMDWFFALTMFGIGAVLSIKDFKQIALNPLVVLIGSCAQFTIMPIGAFIVAKSFGLSPEVTVGLILTGSAPGAMASNVMSYIAKADTAYSVSLTTVSTLLCPLLTPGLTFLLAGTSIDVDFFAMMLSVIKMVILPLALGFGVRYVLKDRIKTILGIFPAISVTFIIFICSLVIALNRDYMLLLTVPVFAAAVILNIYGMLSGYGAAKLFKMDIRKRRTLSIEIGMQNAGLGTVLALKHFGEKSAVPAVIFVFVCIITASVTAEIWQRRNLTEAA, from the coding sequence ATGTTATCTTTCTATACTAAGTATTTCGCGCTTTGGGTAATTATATTCGGCATTGTCGCGTATTTTTTCCCCGCGCCGTTTGTCAGTCTCAAAGCGGGGATGGACTGGTTTTTCGCGCTGACTATGTTCGGCATAGGTGCGGTATTAAGCATAAAAGATTTTAAGCAAATCGCCCTGAATCCTTTGGTTGTATTGATTGGTTCCTGCGCCCAGTTCACTATCATGCCGATAGGCGCTTTCATTGTCGCAAAATCATTTGGCCTCTCCCCGGAAGTTACGGTTGGGCTGATACTTACAGGCTCGGCTCCCGGGGCGATGGCGAGTAATGTGATGAGCTATATCGCCAAAGCCGACACCGCATACTCCGTATCGCTGACAACCGTATCAACACTGCTTTGCCCCCTTCTCACGCCCGGACTGACTTTTCTGCTTGCCGGCACGAGCATCGACGTTGATTTTTTCGCGATGATGCTAAGTGTAATAAAGATGGTGATACTGCCGCTGGCACTGGGTTTTGGAGTTCGGTATGTGCTCAAAGACCGGATAAAGACGATCCTCGGTATATTTCCCGCAATATCGGTTACGTTCATAATATTTATATGCAGCCTCGTGATCGCGCTGAACAGGGACTATATGCTGCTGCTTACGGTGCCGGTTTTCGCGGCGGCCGTGATACTGAATATCTACGGCATGCTTTCGGGTTACGGTGCGGCAAAGCTGTTCAAGATGGACATACGGAAAAGAAGGACGCTTTCGATCGAAATCGGTATGCAGAACGCCGGCCTGGGCACGGTGCTGGCACTCAAGCATTTCGGCGAAAAATCCGCAGTGCCGGCAGTGATCTTTGTGTTTGTCTGCATTATAACAGCCTCCGTGACAGCTGAAATATGGCAAAGGAGAAACTTAACCGAAGCGGCGTAA
- a CDS encoding SWIM zinc finger family protein — protein sequence MASLSIGIIIEKQIIDKFISLCWNDLKRWAGNSIVRRGQSYQQQGLVTDLSVLENGDLLSWVEGSKRYATKVTIGPQNLPSSICTCPYHANCKHGVATLLEYLRLIQNGRQIPRVSKDDKRLLILSGNITDRKAISPSENKETISSFLEKKSKSEIIELILDLAKKYSNVSKELEDQNLLSSGNIKSLVNNVRKDIRYIASEPGWQNRWDDEGYTPDYSDVCGKLEFLLSSGYPDEVLSLGRELIELGNEQIAQSNDEGETSIEIAECMPAIVKALNRSPLSGIERLEWAVEVILKDEYGTFGVFEEYLTKKHTKADWSIFADRMFKRLAAMKTQDSKNDFHSKYMRDRVTNWIVHSLEQSDRKDEIIPLCEQEAPITNSYVRLVERLLSAKRYSQAEAWIHKGIQGLAGSWAGIESQLRSMLKDIKAKQKDWKAIAMMQAEEFVRSPSTKNYIECQKANTKNKTWTQVRAHLIEYLQKGQLPWKQKVWPLDKSSKVEPKSSYLNTYPKINEIIDIYIFEKNPEKVLYWYEKHRKGKTRFNTWDDKIAKAIQTIAPERSVSIWQNIAEQLINETKPQAYEQSMVYLKKAESLMKRMKKQTQWESYIDELRRVHKRKTRFIQTLNQSDGKPIVDIKKLNL from the coding sequence TTGGCATCACTTTCGATTGGAATAATTATAGAAAAGCAGATTATTGACAAATTCATAAGCCTTTGCTGGAATGATCTCAAAAGATGGGCGGGCAACAGTATTGTAAGACGCGGCCAGAGCTATCAGCAGCAGGGCCTGGTTACGGATTTATCTGTTCTTGAAAACGGAGACTTGCTCTCGTGGGTTGAGGGGAGTAAGAGGTATGCCACTAAAGTCACTATCGGCCCCCAAAATCTACCAAGCTCAATCTGTACGTGCCCATATCATGCAAATTGTAAACATGGCGTGGCCACTCTACTGGAGTACCTGCGACTGATACAAAATGGAAGACAAATCCCCCGGGTTTCCAAAGATGATAAACGCCTTTTGATTTTGTCCGGTAATATTACCGACCGGAAAGCTATATCTCCAAGTGAGAACAAGGAGACTATTTCATCTTTTTTGGAGAAGAAATCCAAATCGGAGATAATTGAACTCATCCTTGATCTGGCAAAAAAATATTCAAATGTTTCAAAGGAACTTGAAGATCAAAATTTGCTCTCATCAGGTAACATAAAATCACTTGTGAATAATGTAAGAAAAGATATTCGCTATATAGCAAGCGAGCCGGGTTGGCAGAACCGTTGGGACGACGAAGGGTACACCCCGGACTACTCTGATGTCTGCGGGAAACTGGAATTTCTATTGTCATCTGGTTATCCAGATGAAGTATTGTCTCTCGGACGGGAATTAATAGAACTCGGAAACGAACAAATCGCCCAGAGTAATGACGAAGGTGAGACCTCAATTGAAATAGCAGAGTGCATGCCGGCAATAGTTAAGGCGCTGAATCGGTCTCCACTATCAGGAATCGAACGTTTAGAATGGGCTGTTGAAGTTATTTTAAAGGACGAATACGGTACTTTTGGAGTTTTTGAAGAATATCTTACGAAGAAACATACAAAAGCTGATTGGAGCATCTTTGCAGATCGAATGTTCAAACGTCTTGCTGCGATGAAAACTCAAGACAGTAAAAATGACTTTCATTCAAAATATATGCGTGATCGAGTAACAAACTGGATTGTACATTCTCTTGAGCAGAGTGATAGAAAAGATGAAATAATACCACTGTGCGAACAGGAAGCCCCAATAACCAATAGTTATGTGCGTCTTGTTGAAAGGCTTCTTTCAGCCAAACGTTACTCACAGGCAGAAGCCTGGATACATAAAGGGATTCAAGGATTAGCCGGAAGCTGGGCCGGCATCGAATCTCAATTGAGATCAATGCTCAAAGACATAAAAGCAAAACAGAAAGACTGGAAAGCGATTGCAATGATGCAGGCAGAAGAATTTGTTCGTTCTCCATCCACTAAAAACTACATAGAATGCCAAAAGGCTAATACTAAAAATAAAACGTGGACGCAAGTACGTGCTCATCTGATAGAATATCTTCAAAAAGGCCAGTTGCCGTGGAAGCAAAAAGTTTGGCCCCTTGATAAATCAAGTAAAGTTGAACCTAAATCATCATACCTGAATACTTATCCTAAAATAAACGAGATTATAGACATATACATATTTGAGAAAAATCCCGAAAAAGTGTTGTATTGGTACGAAAAACACCGAAAAGGGAAAACCCGGTTCAATACCTGGGACGATAAGATAGCAAAAGCTATTCAAACAATAGCTCCCGAGCGTTCTGTGTCAATCTGGCAAAATATTGCTGAGCAGCTTATTAATGAAACTAAACCCCAAGCTTATGAACAGTCAATGGTTTACCTCAAAAAGGCAGAATCCCTCATGAAACGTATGAAAAAGCAGACCCAATGGGAAAGCTATATAGATGAGTTGAGAAGGGTACATAAACGTAAAACCCGTTTTATACAAACATTGAATCAATCTGACGGCAAACCAATTGTAGATATTAAGAAATTAAATCTTTAA
- the rnhA gene encoding ribonuclease HI, translating to MKKVIIYTDGGAAPNPGLGGWGAVLISPRHNNHTKELCGSEEDTTNNRMELTAAIKALEALKQPCTVELHTDSQYLRNAFANKWLDKWQKNNWKTARKQPVLNQDLWQRLLELAQKHEITWNWVKGHADNPHNNRCDELCEIARSRHGK from the coding sequence ATGAAAAAAGTCATAATATACACAGACGGCGGCGCCGCTCCCAACCCGGGCCTCGGCGGCTGGGGGGCGGTACTTATATCGCCCCGGCACAACAACCATACAAAAGAGCTGTGCGGCTCAGAGGAAGATACAACCAACAACCGCATGGAGCTGACAGCCGCGATCAAGGCTCTCGAAGCGCTCAAACAGCCGTGCACTGTAGAGCTGCACACCGATTCGCAGTACCTTAGAAACGCCTTCGCCAATAAATGGCTCGACAAGTGGCAGAAGAACAACTGGAAAACCGCCAGAAAACAACCCGTGCTCAACCAGGACCTCTGGCAGAGGCTGCTCGAGCTGGCCCAAAAGCATGAAATCACCTGGAACTGGGTAAAGGGCCACGCCGACAACCCGCACAACAACCGCTGCGACGAGCTCTGCGAAATCGCCCGCAGCCGGCATGGAAAATAA
- a CDS encoding BRO family protein: MSEKRDNTIVLFNQSRIRRHWDDEQEKWYFSVVDVVGVLADSTNPQAYWRKLKQRLKDEGNETVTNCHALKMPAKDGKMRLTDVADTEQLLRLIQSVPSPKAEPFKLWLAKVGYQRIEETEDPEISFDRAMQTYLKKGYSKEWINQRLKSIEVRKELTDEWDERGVKEGLEYAILTDEITKAWADKSVKDYKRFKGLKKQNLRDNMTTLELVLNMLAEASTTEISKKQKPDTFDKNVNVARKGGRVAGTARKQIESQTGENIVSPKNAEDLMLSHHKRPEIETGD; the protein is encoded by the coding sequence ATGAGTGAAAAACGAGACAACACAATTGTGCTGTTCAACCAGAGCCGGATCAGGCGGCACTGGGATGATGAGCAGGAAAAATGGTATTTTTCAGTCGTGGATGTTGTGGGCGTTTTGGCGGACAGCACAAATCCTCAGGCATACTGGAGGAAATTAAAACAACGCCTCAAAGATGAAGGAAATGAAACCGTGACAAATTGTCACGCTTTGAAAATGCCCGCCAAAGACGGCAAAATGCGGCTTACTGATGTGGCCGACACAGAACAGCTTCTGCGGCTTATTCAGTCTGTCCCGTCTCCCAAAGCCGAGCCCTTCAAGCTCTGGCTGGCAAAAGTAGGCTATCAGCGGATTGAAGAAACAGAAGACCCCGAAATCAGCTTCGACCGCGCCATGCAGACATACCTCAAAAAAGGCTACTCAAAGGAATGGATCAACCAGCGTCTCAAAAGCATTGAAGTCCGCAAGGAGCTTACCGACGAATGGGACGAACGCGGCGTAAAGGAAGGGCTTGAATATGCTATCCTCACCGACGAGATTACTAAGGCCTGGGCAGATAAGAGCGTAAAAGATTACAAAAGATTTAAAGGCCTCAAAAAACAGAACCTGCGAGACAACATGACCACGCTTGAGCTTGTACTCAACATGCTCGCAGAGGCCTCAACTACGGAGATCTCCAAAAAACAAAAGCCAGACACCTTTGACAAAAACGTTAATGTAGCGCGCAAGGGCGGCAGAGTCGCCGGCACAGCCAGAAAACAGATAGAAAGCCAGACCGGCGAAAATATCGTAAGCCCTAAAAACGCTGAAGATCTTATGCTTAGCCATCATAAACGGCCGGAAATTGAAACCGGCGATTAG
- the abc-f gene encoding ribosomal protection-like ABC-F family protein: MPLITIENLDKSYPNKDLFENAGVSFFRGEKVGLIGANGSGKTTLFKMILGEETPDSGTINLRKGARVGYLPQEPVFKKHKTVIEIMHEAVAYIIELREQVEAAAAALAGLEGAKLESAMETYDRLNHRFELLGGYSFESRIRSILAGVGIGEELYDEPVTSLSGGQLSRLGLAQVLAGGADMLLLDEPTNHLDLLAIEWLEKYLRSYPGAAIIISHDRYLLEKTVVKIIELDRRQIRTWKGSYSQYLENKAVFELQNRREEEKMREKIASEQDFVDRNRNDVGMSKVARGRAGRLEQLKDQYAEQFRGTPADNRKLDFRFAPVKHHSHKILNIQDLAKSFDNINLFEGFSLEIIKEQRLAITGPNGTGKTTLLKMILDKLKPTAGIIERGASLTFGYMDQHGSELVADNQVIDEILRIKPEFLPADARNILGAFLFSGDDVFKKVSELSGGERSRLMLCRLVVTSPDVLILDEPTNHLDISSKEALENALLEYDGTIIAVSHDRYFIDKIATELLVMGTGELGGKQMGRLELIDADKQLYTRWQTLILERTAAKDAPAKKQNGPDKPAHTPKRQAPPEIKRFNKYRMEQIEEFIMDTEQRIVDIQAKFGDETVYKNHEKLAALQAELAEQKTELDLLYQAYEWKMG; this comes from the coding sequence ATGCCATTGATAACTATCGAAAATTTAGATAAATCGTATCCGAACAAGGATTTATTCGAGAATGCCGGTGTATCTTTCTTCCGCGGGGAGAAGGTGGGCCTCATCGGCGCCAACGGCTCGGGCAAGACCACGCTTTTTAAGATGATCCTCGGTGAAGAAACGCCGGACTCGGGGACGATCAACCTTCGCAAGGGAGCCCGTGTTGGCTATCTGCCGCAGGAACCGGTATTTAAGAAGCACAAAACCGTCATAGAGATCATGCACGAGGCGGTGGCCTATATAATCGAGCTGCGTGAGCAGGTAGAGGCCGCGGCGGCAGCGCTGGCCGGCCTTGAAGGTGCCAAACTTGAGAGCGCGATGGAGACATACGACCGGCTGAATCACCGCTTCGAGCTGCTGGGCGGCTACAGCTTTGAAAGCCGCATTCGCAGCATCCTTGCCGGCGTTGGTATCGGCGAAGAGCTCTACGATGAACCGGTTACGAGCCTCTCCGGCGGCCAGCTCTCACGTCTTGGTCTGGCACAGGTACTGGCAGGCGGAGCGGATATGCTGCTTCTCGATGAGCCGACAAACCACCTCGACCTGCTGGCGATAGAGTGGCTGGAGAAATACCTGCGAAGCTATCCCGGGGCAGCAATCATCATCAGCCATGACCGGTATCTGCTTGAAAAGACAGTAGTTAAGATTATCGAGCTTGACCGCCGCCAGATTCGCACCTGGAAGGGCAGCTACAGCCAATACCTCGAGAATAAGGCTGTCTTTGAGCTTCAGAATCGACGTGAAGAAGAAAAGATGCGTGAAAAAATCGCCTCGGAACAGGATTTTGTTGACCGAAACCGAAACGATGTCGGCATGAGCAAGGTCGCACGCGGCAGGGCGGGCCGTCTCGAACAGCTCAAAGACCAGTACGCCGAGCAGTTCCGCGGCACACCCGCCGACAACCGAAAGCTGGATTTTCGTTTTGCGCCGGTAAAACATCACAGTCATAAGATTCTGAACATACAGGATTTAGCTAAAAGTTTCGATAATATAAACCTCTTCGAGGGCTTTTCGCTCGAGATTATAAAGGAACAGCGTCTTGCCATCACCGGCCCCAACGGAACCGGCAAGACCACGCTGCTCAAGATGATACTGGATAAACTCAAGCCCACCGCCGGAATAATCGAGAGGGGGGCGAGCCTGACTTTCGGATACATGGACCAGCACGGCTCTGAGCTGGTTGCGGATAACCAGGTCATCGATGAGATACTGCGGATCAAACCGGAGTTTCTGCCCGCAGACGCGAGGAACATACTCGGGGCTTTTTTGTTCTCCGGAGATGATGTATTCAAAAAAGTCTCCGAGCTCTCCGGAGGTGAGCGAAGCCGTTTAATGCTTTGCAGGCTTGTAGTTACATCTCCCGATGTGCTGATTCTCGATGAGCCGACAAACCACCTCGACATCTCCAGCAAGGAGGCACTGGAAAACGCTCTGCTCGAATACGACGGCACGATTATCGCCGTCAGTCACGACCGGTATTTCATTGACAAGATCGCCACAGAGCTGCTGGTGATGGGCACCGGCGAGCTCGGCGGCAAGCAGATGGGCAGGCTTGAGCTGATCGACGCGGACAAACAGCTCTACACACGCTGGCAGACGCTGATACTGGAGCGAACCGCGGCTAAGGATGCGCCGGCGAAAAAACAAAACGGCCCGGATAAACCCGCCCATACTCCAAAACGCCAGGCACCGCCCGAAATAAAGCGATTCAACAAATACCGCATGGAGCAGATCGAGGAGTTTATAATGGACACCGAGCAGAGAATTGTAGATATACAGGCAAAATTCGGCGATGAAACGGTTTATAAAAACCACGAAAAACTCGCCGCCCTCCAGGCAGAGCTTGCGGAACAGAAAACCGAACTCGACCTGCTCTACCAGGCTTATGAATGGAAAATGGGATGA
- a CDS encoding peptide chain release factor family protein: MQKCGLKEPDIEESFTHSGGPGGQKVNKTATAVQLRHIPTGVTVKCSRTRRQAMNRFFARRQLCEQLERLNSDTTQELTPAEKRTRKIRKQKQRRKRRSPSKEQS; this comes from the coding sequence ATGCAGAAGTGCGGTCTCAAAGAGCCCGACATTGAGGAGAGCTTTACGCACAGCGGCGGTCCCGGCGGCCAGAAAGTCAATAAGACTGCCACCGCCGTGCAGCTTCGCCACATACCAACCGGCGTTACAGTCAAATGCTCAAGAACCCGCCGACAAGCCATGAACCGCTTTTTCGCCCGCCGACAGCTATGTGAGCAGTTAGAGCGGCTTAACTCTGATACGACACAAGAATTAACACCGGCAGAGAAGAGGACCCGGAAAATCCGCAAGCAGAAACAACGCCGCAAACGCCGCTCACCATCCAAAGAACAAAGCTAA
- a CDS encoding ParB/RepB/Spo0J family partition protein, with amino-acid sequence MAKEKKTTVKKKTAAKKKPAAKAKQPAPAKKPRPKQKHLGRGLQSLLGTVNAPAPAQTQQIPLSQPAPAVEKSVQSEAAESISMVPIDKIQPNPYQPRRVWNEEELSELVESIKVNGLLQPIIVRRKDTEYQLIAGERRWRAAKIAEMTEIKAIIRQATEEQMHEIALVENIHRSNLNCIERAQAYKDYIDQFHMTQTEAAEKLGENRATLANHVRLLELPSTVKEMLSDGSLSMGHARAILALPGNELRNRLANRAFADRLSVREVERVVKKMLSGQDNTEKQSKPAKAPAILDLEKRLASLLQTKVQIKTTGAGKKGRILIDYYSLDEFDRIAEKLGLHHFHQ; translated from the coding sequence ATGGCTAAAGAAAAGAAAACCACCGTAAAAAAGAAGACTGCTGCAAAGAAGAAACCTGCCGCTAAGGCAAAACAACCCGCGCCGGCAAAGAAACCGCGTCCAAAGCAAAAACATCTCGGCAGGGGCCTGCAATCGCTTTTAGGCACAGTAAACGCGCCTGCCCCCGCTCAAACACAGCAGATACCCCTGTCGCAGCCTGCCCCTGCGGTAGAAAAATCCGTGCAAAGTGAGGCCGCAGAGTCAATATCAATGGTACCAATAGATAAGATTCAGCCAAATCCCTATCAGCCCCGCAGGGTTTGGAACGAGGAAGAACTCTCCGAGCTGGTGGAATCTATAAAGGTAAACGGGCTTCTTCAGCCTATCATTGTCCGCCGCAAAGACACTGAATACCAGCTTATCGCCGGCGAAAGACGCTGGAGGGCGGCTAAAATCGCTGAAATGACCGAAATAAAGGCAATTATTCGCCAGGCTACCGAAGAACAGATGCACGAGATCGCACTGGTAGAGAATATCCACCGAAGCAATCTAAACTGCATTGAAAGGGCGCAGGCCTATAAGGACTACATAGACCAGTTCCACATGACCCAGACAGAAGCGGCGGAAAAACTCGGCGAAAATCGTGCTACACTGGCAAATCACGTCCGGCTGCTTGAGCTGCCATCAACTGTCAAAGAAATGCTTTCAGACGGCTCGCTGAGTATGGGGCACGCAAGAGCAATACTGGCACTGCCCGGAAACGAGCTTAGGAACAGGCTGGCAAACAGGGCGTTTGCCGACAGGCTCTCCGTCAGAGAGGTTGAGCGGGTAGTCAAAAAAATGCTCAGCGGACAGGACAACACTGAGAAACAATCCAAACCTGCCAAAGCGCCGGCAATACTTGACCTTGAAAAACGTCTGGCAAGTCTGCTCCAGACAAAGGTTCAAATAAAGACCACTGGTGCCGGCAAAAAGGGCAGAATACTTATAGATTACTACTCGCTTGATGAGTTTGACAGGATCGCCGAAAAGTTGGGATTACATCATTTTCACCAATAG
- a CDS encoding THUMP domain-containing class I SAM-dependent RNA methyltransferase, with protein MKLSDKSRILVTCQMGLGCLLEEEMKELGYTPLKVRDTGVEIEGNFFDAMDLNLRLRCGYAVLYLLKAFECRDAEELYTQVYSQPWENIIPANEYLSIISRVDNPTINNSMFPNLKVKDAIADRLTNKLGSRCDSGSGRENIVVNLYWKGTNAWLYINTTGRKLSERGYRKMPHLAPMQETLVAACLRAADYTSDNPIVCPMCGSGTFAIEAALIALNRCPGLLRSNFAFMHLQNFESQLWQEMRAEARDEADNNKRPIIIASDIDPKAIEAAKKNALTAGVEHLIKFEVCDFADTTIPDEPGMIIMNPEYGKRLGDTRELEDIYARIGDFFKQKCTGWTGYIFTGNMDLAKKVGLRTSRRFPFYNADIECRLLKYEMYQGSRKSKYNQ; from the coding sequence ATGAAATTATCAGATAAATCAAGAATACTCGTGACCTGTCAGATGGGCCTTGGCTGCCTGCTCGAAGAAGAAATGAAAGAGCTGGGCTATACGCCTCTGAAAGTCCGGGATACGGGCGTGGAAATCGAGGGCAACTTTTTTGACGCGATGGATCTTAACCTGCGGCTGCGGTGCGGGTATGCGGTTTTGTACCTGCTCAAGGCATTTGAATGCAGAGACGCAGAGGAGCTTTATACCCAGGTTTATTCTCAGCCGTGGGAAAATATAATTCCTGCAAATGAGTATCTTTCTATTATTTCCAGGGTCGATAATCCCACGATTAACAATTCGATGTTCCCCAATCTGAAAGTAAAAGATGCTATTGCTGACCGGCTTACAAACAAACTCGGCAGCAGATGCGATTCGGGTTCCGGCAGGGAAAATATCGTTGTAAATCTATACTGGAAAGGTACTAACGCATGGCTGTACATTAACACCACGGGCCGCAAATTATCGGAAAGGGGCTACCGCAAGATGCCGCACCTGGCTCCTATGCAGGAAACACTCGTCGCGGCGTGCCTGCGTGCCGCGGATTATACGTCCGATAATCCTATCGTATGCCCCATGTGCGGCTCCGGCACTTTTGCCATAGAGGCAGCCCTTATCGCACTCAACAGATGCCCGGGACTCTTGCGGAGCAACTTTGCTTTTATGCACCTGCAAAATTTCGAGTCGCAGCTCTGGCAGGAGATGCGGGCAGAGGCAAGAGACGAGGCGGACAACAATAAACGTCCGATAATAATCGCCTCCGATATAGACCCCAAAGCAATAGAAGCGGCAAAGAAAAACGCCCTGACCGCCGGCGTGGAGCATTTAATAAAATTTGAAGTATGCGATTTTGCCGATACCACTATACCAGATGAGCCCGGAATGATTATCATGAACCCCGAATACGGCAAACGCCTCGGCGATACCCGAGAGCTCGAGGATATTTACGCTCGAATCGGCGATTTCTTTAAGCAGAAATGCACAGGCTGGACAGGGTATATCTTCACCGGCAATATGGATTTAGCCAAAAAAGTGGGGTTGCGGACTTCGCGGCGGTTCCCTTTCTATAATGCAGACATAGAATGCCGCCTGCTCAAGTATGAAATGTATCAGGGCTCACGCAAAAGCAAATATAATCAATAG
- a CDS encoding Fic family protein, whose product MINTETVVITDEILKYISEIDEFKGKWSALGRLSPQRISALLRVATIESIASSTRIEGCRLTDTQVEALLQNLSAGSFLSRDEQEVAGYATVMETVFESYQCINITENVIKQFHRDLLQYSDKDTRHRGEYKKTSNSVEAFDTEGESLGIIFKTAAPFDTPRLMKELLDWYNEELKLAKMHPLLITAIFAVVFLEIHPFQDGNGRLSRILSTLMLLKFGYSYVPYSSMESIIEQNKDNYYLALRRSQQTIRTDTPDWQPWILFFLQSAHSQKNHLQMKLERERIFIAAMPELSLQIIEIIKSHGRCSVKNLSEVTGRSRNTIKHHLSRLVETEQIVKHGAGRGTWYSIV is encoded by the coding sequence ATGATTAATACAGAAACAGTTGTTATTACAGACGAAATACTTAAGTATATCTCTGAAATTGATGAATTTAAAGGCAAATGGTCGGCTCTGGGCAGGCTTTCGCCTCAGCGGATTAGTGCATTACTGCGTGTAGCAACTATTGAAAGTATCGCCTCTTCAACGAGAATTGAGGGATGCAGGCTTACAGACACACAGGTTGAAGCACTTTTGCAGAACCTTTCAGCGGGCTCGTTTCTAAGCCGCGATGAACAGGAAGTCGCTGGATACGCAACGGTTATGGAAACTGTTTTTGAATCCTATCAATGCATCAACATTACTGAAAATGTTATAAAGCAGTTTCATCGTGATTTATTGCAGTATAGTGATAAAGATACCAGGCACAGGGGGGAGTATAAGAAAACTTCAAACAGTGTTGAGGCTTTCGACACCGAAGGTGAGAGTCTGGGCATTATTTTTAAAACTGCTGCTCCATTCGATACTCCCCGTTTGATGAAAGAGCTTTTAGACTGGTATAACGAGGAGCTGAAGTTAGCCAAAATGCATCCGTTGCTGATCACAGCCATTTTCGCGGTAGTATTTCTCGAAATACACCCGTTTCAGGATGGTAACGGCAGGCTTTCGCGCATTCTATCAACGCTCATGCTTCTCAAGTTTGGTTACAGCTACGTTCCATACAGCTCAATGGAGAGCATAATTGAGCAGAACAAAGACAACTATTATCTCGCACTAAGACGCAGTCAACAAACTATACGGACTGATACGCCGGACTGGCAGCCCTGGATATTATTTTTCTTACAATCAGCGCATAGCCAGAAAAACCATCTTCAAATGAAGCTTGAACGTGAACGAATCTTTATAGCAGCTATGCCTGAGCTGTCTTTGCAAATCATAGAGATTATCAAATCCCATGGCCGATGCAGCGTTAAGAACCTTTCTGAAGTTACCGGAAGAAGCCGCAATACCATCAAACATCACCTGTCTCGACTTGTCGAAACTGAACAGATAGTAAAGCATGGTGCAGGCCGCGGGACATGGTATTCAATTGTATGA